The Acidianus manzaensis genome has a window encoding:
- a CDS encoding end-filament protein has protein sequence MRRYASAILFILFIVGIIAELSTPVFASSLPPLYVEDAVNAEIHTLWSKSPTGVYAFHEAPSVNESFWIDDNAKFLESIAPWWQSYSNPYVNDILNFISKGDVNGLFIKRFEYPLNPVQPITIGSLSGYTNGFYDIVGNPIDNTFSIRSYYNPSLAIVYPYGNVIQYPNGILVDMEQGMENPIVDGGFGGLKGQNPPWESVSPFTLTNDSVVSIVNSAKTYLNLTGPDFYGSPSEQLQYNFPIINVLPHGLAYYNKDGILGQYNYLGDFIPFNLTLILQSSSINRVYVLFVWENASGTFVQTDMPVYFPTNGQWNMVTVTVPSSVWPKYWNLGDLSSVPLLIGIGLVVPGAEANQTGNTGVYVADIATNYPTVYGPSFNVENEGSYVIFNESWKSDYLQATFWIAYILDQSDAIEVLASAPVNGSWIYLGYNGLATIGTGYTILETPNGILKNYQNQDNISWTYLGNNFGKWFLLSTKYAPNWIGAFQLLFMFPMASSSNPYVDTLSYAAYMGDPTEVRNTLYFGNYTTLPGYFQWVQVAFQNTGNTSGIFGFFLMPSVDYLVSPNTIVNKLFPSNFISYSPSSAPSYWWDAVWGENYYEGEIIYALALLGKYGNTEALSMAEQAWTAYYNQLTQFNGQTYTSSLARFIMATILLYNITGNSQYSNAYTTLGNWLLQFQNDSKYAYVYIPMWYHKDPAITTVNGYDSYGYIINETSGMDVGTVISGSSIGLNFFEDIPLNTSYGISLITNGTGKLPFTYTNSLNVSGVFTTYIWMNGGGTATTANISITVQIAYDGNILQTIGTATVYNVQIQPGGSSGSPPYYPIKITVPVLTTVNAPPSSTIVVGWHITAPQTVYVLVDSTNGPSNVTIPLSWLNPFYGLFTIPEITNPNPGVHVYPQPYFLDVSAMAGQALVALYHATNNLTYLQRAELIEQAIHYGEVPTPTYGILGVSNPPVTYRLWVYANYSAVDTDYYTYKAELVSEFADAIGNNTLASLAISRVWQRSAYDYPSSYIYYVARYGSGLQMNSETQPWGDVATEMYINTWGAPNLDLFWASLPQEDYIMNQTWNGTALKIFLYAYGNDQVQLLFLTTTVNFNVIVDGNYTNYGANHQILQIIFTPHAGTNEIIIVPNPTNQTSINTGINTSTSSTTCSSSILSGLNIPKQFQQILGFIIYFITVGLMYLFSRNKIITLLSSLTAVVVIYALALWPMYTIFLVGAVSLFMLFYSIRGEQDGS, from the coding sequence ATGAGACGTTATGCTTCTGCTATATTATTCATATTATTTATTGTAGGTATAATAGCAGAGCTAAGTACGCCTGTATTTGCTTCTTCTTTACCCCCTCTTTATGTAGAGGACGCAGTAAATGCTGAAATTCATACTCTTTGGAGTAAGAGCCCTACAGGCGTTTACGCTTTCCATGAAGCCCCATCGGTTAATGAGAGCTTTTGGATTGATGATAACGCTAAGTTCTTAGAGTCAATAGCCCCATGGTGGCAATCATATAGTAATCCATATGTAAATGATATACTGAATTTCATCAGTAAAGGTGACGTCAACGGACTATTTATAAAGAGATTTGAATATCCACTTAATCCAGTTCAACCGATAACAATTGGTAGTTTAAGCGGATATACTAATGGATTTTACGATATCGTAGGCAATCCTATCGATAATACATTTAGTATAAGAAGCTACTACAATCCTTCATTAGCGATAGTGTATCCTTATGGGAACGTCATTCAGTATCCGAATGGTATTTTAGTAGACATGGAACAAGGAATGGAAAATCCAATAGTAGATGGAGGTTTTGGAGGTCTCAAAGGGCAAAACCCCCCATGGGAATCTGTTTCACCATTCACACTTACTAACGATTCGGTTGTAAGCATTGTTAATAGCGCAAAAACTTACCTGAACCTAACAGGACCGGATTTCTACGGCTCGCCGTCGGAGCAACTGCAATATAATTTCCCTATAATAAATGTCCTTCCACATGGCCTAGCATACTATAATAAAGATGGAATATTAGGACAGTATAATTATCTAGGGGATTTTATTCCGTTCAATTTAACTTTAATTTTGCAATCATCTTCCATCAATAGAGTATATGTGCTATTTGTGTGGGAAAATGCCTCTGGAACGTTCGTACAGACAGATATGCCCGTTTACTTCCCCACGAATGGTCAATGGAATATGGTTACCGTAACTGTTCCATCATCTGTATGGCCTAAGTATTGGAATTTAGGCGATCTATCTTCTGTTCCCTTGTTAATTGGAATAGGTCTAGTAGTTCCGGGCGCTGAAGCTAACCAAACAGGAAACACTGGCGTATACGTAGCAGATATCGCAACGAATTATCCAACCGTCTACGGTCCTTCATTCAATGTTGAAAATGAAGGGAGTTACGTCATTTTTAATGAATCATGGAAAAGCGACTATCTACAGGCGACATTCTGGATTGCGTATATTTTAGACCAGAGCGATGCGATAGAAGTTTTAGCTTCAGCACCGGTTAACGGCTCATGGATTTATCTAGGGTATAACGGATTGGCGACAATCGGAACCGGATATACGATATTAGAAACACCTAATGGCATTCTGAAGAATTATCAAAATCAAGATAATATTAGCTGGACCTATCTTGGGAATAACTTTGGGAAATGGTTCTTGCTCTCAACAAAATATGCCCCGAACTGGATTGGCGCTTTTCAATTGCTATTTATGTTTCCAATGGCATCTTCATCAAATCCATATGTTGACACTTTAAGTTATGCTGCATATATGGGCGACCCCACCGAAGTGAGGAATACTTTATATTTTGGTAACTATACAACGTTGCCGGGCTATTTCCAATGGGTCCAAGTGGCATTTCAAAATACAGGAAATACGAGTGGGATTTTCGGATTTTTCCTAATGCCATCTGTAGACTATCTAGTTTCGCCAAATACAATAGTAAATAAATTATTCCCGTCGAATTTCATATCATACTCCCCATCATCAGCCCCTTCATATTGGTGGGACGCCGTATGGGGCGAGAATTATTACGAAGGCGAAATAATTTACGCTCTCGCATTGTTAGGCAAATACGGAAATACTGAAGCCTTAAGCATGGCGGAACAAGCATGGACAGCATACTATAACCAATTAACCCAATTTAACGGACAAACCTACACTTCATCTTTGGCTAGATTCATCATGGCAACGATATTACTGTATAATATAACGGGCAATAGTCAGTATTCTAACGCATACACTACATTAGGTAATTGGCTTTTACAGTTCCAAAACGATAGCAAATATGCCTATGTATATATACCGATGTGGTACCATAAGGACCCTGCAATCACCACTGTTAATGGTTACGACTCTTACGGATACATCATAAATGAAACATCTGGGATGGACGTAGGTACGGTAATATCAGGTAGTTCGATAGGGCTGAATTTCTTCGAAGATATCCCCTTGAACACAAGTTACGGAATCAGCCTTATTACTAATGGGACTGGAAAATTGCCATTCACCTATACTAATAGCCTTAACGTCAGTGGAGTATTTACGACTTACATATGGATGAACGGGGGAGGGACGGCAACCACAGCTAACATTTCTATTACTGTACAAATAGCATATGATGGAAATATACTGCAAACGATAGGCACTGCGACAGTATATAATGTACAGATTCAACCAGGTGGGAGTAGTGGTTCACCACCATATTATCCTATTAAGATCACAGTACCAGTTTTAACGACAGTTAACGCCCCGCCAAGTTCTACGATTGTTGTAGGTTGGCATATCACAGCACCACAAACAGTTTACGTTCTCGTAGATAGTACAAACGGACCATCTAACGTAACCATACCCTTGAGTTGGTTAAACCCATTTTACGGACTGTTTACAATTCCAGAAATCACTAATCCAAATCCGGGAGTACATGTATATCCGCAGCCATATTTCCTTGATGTCAGCGCAATGGCGGGACAGGCGCTTGTTGCATTATATCACGCTACAAATAATCTAACTTACTTACAGCGCGCTGAACTGATAGAGCAAGCGATTCACTACGGCGAAGTACCAACTCCGACTTATGGTATATTAGGTGTTTCAAATCCTCCCGTAACCTATAGGCTGTGGGTCTATGCCAACTACAGTGCAGTAGATACTGATTACTATACCTATAAGGCTGAATTGGTCAGCGAGTTTGCCGACGCAATAGGCAATAACACATTAGCAAGTCTAGCCATTAGCAGGGTATGGCAGAGAAGCGCATATGACTATCCTAGCAGCTATATCTACTATGTAGCCCGCTATGGCAGTGGCCTACAGATGAATAGCGAAACTCAGCCATGGGGCGATGTTGCAACTGAAATGTACATCAATACATGGGGAGCCCCGAACCTGGACCTATTTTGGGCTTCATTACCGCAAGAAGATTATATAATGAATCAGACATGGAACGGCACAGCGTTAAAGATATTCCTTTATGCTTACGGTAATGATCAAGTCCAGTTACTATTTCTAACGACTACAGTAAACTTTAACGTCATCGTGGATGGCAACTATACGAACTACGGAGCTAATCATCAAATATTGCAAATTATATTTACTCCGCATGCAGGTACAAACGAAATAATTATAGTGCCAAACCCAACAAATCAAACATCAATAAACACAGGGATAAACACATCTACAAGCTCAACGACTTGTTCAAGTTCGATACTAAGTGGTTTAAATATTCCGAAACAATTTCAACAAATACTAGGATTT